Genomic segment of Pochonia chlamydosporia 170 chromosome 1, whole genome shotgun sequence:
GAGAGATTTTACCTGGCGAGCATTacttgtggtggtgatgtcggcGCGAATGTCGATGTGGTTTGAttcttgatgatgagttgggTTGTAGAAAAGTACGTCGATTCTTGGATTTGATTGAAGCGTCGTTGGTTCTTTAACCCCTGGCtgccacttttttttttgggacACAGCTCCCTGCCAGGAGAGTGAAATGAAGATGCAAGCCAAGGTGATCTTATTGGGTGGCAACGGCTCGAGCAAGGGGCGGGAAGCAAGTGGCGGGTCCGTCGTTGGAGGTTGCTTCTCATGCATAAGAGTTAAATGCGAGGTATGGGACTGAATGGTTGGTTCAATAGGACCAATTTTAAATTTCGTTTACATTTAAAGTCTTGTTAGATTATTCATGTTAATTTAATGATATACTCTATCCTATCgtggtccatgtcctcatccGCTACAACAGAACGCAGCGGTGTATCCAATAACAACCCCAGCCAACTTAAAGTTCAACATCCTCGTCAGGGCATCACGGCAATTGACGGCCTACTTCTTCAGACTCTCAAAAGCCTGCTCAATATCGCTCTTTAGATCCTCAAATCCCTCCACTCCAATACTCACCCGCAGCAATCTCTGATCAACGTACGGATCCGTCATGGCCCGCCACTCAATCAGACTCTCAATGCCACCCAAACTAGTAGCATGGTGGAACAACTGCAGCTTACTAGGCAGCTTCTTCGCAAGATCCATATCCTTCATGACAATAGCGAAAACAGGACCATAGCCAACAGGCATCTGTTTCTGAAGCCAGCTTCCCTCCTCTGTAGCTTCCGGCTGCAAACTAGCATGGTGAAGCCTCTCCACAAGCTGTCCCACAACCGTGGACTCATCGCCCAGCTGGCTCTCTAGCCATTTGACGAGATCCCCTGCCGTCTTGCTCTGTCTCATGACGCGCAGTTCCAGCGTCCGAAGGGATCGgagccccagccagccttCCATGCTACCCATCACGGACCCGAGGACCAGTCGCTCTTCGCGGAGTTCCCTGGCCCATTTGTTCCCCGGGCGAACGGCCAGCACGCCACACAGCATATCGGAGTGGCCGCCGATGTACTTTGTCCCGCTGtgcatgatgatgtcggcaCCGAAATCGAATGGGTtctgcagcggcggcggcgcaaatGTAGCGTCAACGGTGAGGAACGCACCCGCCTTGTGAGCCTTGTCCGCGTAGAACTGGAGATTGCGGGCTTCACCCGTGGGATTCAGCGGTGTTTCGACGTGGACGATATCACCGGGTCCCAGTTCTGACGGGTCGCAGTCCAGGGGGAGCTTTTGAAGGCCAGTCAGGCGAGAGACTACCTTGATGACGCCATGGCAGCCGTGGTATCCGTCTCCAATGGCGATACGCTTGGGATTCAGCCGGATGAGCATCGCGTGGAAGGCTGCCAGGCCGGAAGCATACGTGATCGAGGGGCCGCCGAGGATGCTCGAGAGGACAGCCTCGAGGCGAgtggtgttggggttggagtCTCGTGAGTAAATGTGAGAATCAAGCGGAGCGTTGGGCTGTGACGTATTGTCAGTACAAACACACAACATATATATTTCACCAGAGTGAACAGGATTCGATTCTGTAGAGAGAGGAAACACGATCTCAAGGTCAGAACATCATGAAAAGACTCACATCGGGGTTATTCCAGTCGCCCAACTTGGTCGGATCCGACGAATGCTTCAACTGGCTCGGGTCATCACTATATCGAAACGTGGTGCTGACATGCATAGCCGGCGCTACGGCCCTATGCGCAGAAATCGCATCATCTGCATGGACAGTCCGCGACGATAGTGATAGACCGGCCATTTTGTCTGTCGGCACGCGATTTGGTGCTGATGCCATGGTTGGGCTTTTGGTTGGGGTTCACGCCGATGATCGGATCAGAGGTTCGGATCATCCAGTGCTCAGAATAGCTGGACTGAGTGCTCTGATACTGGAAAGCCAGGGGGGAGAGCTGTTGACTATTGAATATATAACAACTCTGGGGTGTGAGAGATGATAGAGGATGAATTGCTATCAGGACTAGTCACACCGGTTGATCATATCAATTTCATTGATGCTTGGTGagtggtgatgtggtggGGAAATTGTCCCCATTGTCGGCGGGGCATCGTGTATATGGTTTGCAGCGGAGGGCgcaaatggcaaatggtCCATTATGAAACCGATGTTGCGACGCCCTTTGGCTGAAGAGCTTTTTCAAAAGTTACAAATGGAGATGTGAACCGATGAAGCATGTAATAATGCTTTTGTTGTTTGATTGTAAACAATTCATACAGACGCCGCATATCCCACATCCCTCCCACTACCTGCTCTTCACCTCCAAAACTAAATGGTGTAAATCGCCATCCTTCTCACGTCAAGtagttggtcttggtgatAGGTGGATAAATTATCATTGATATTATCATTAAGTCATTGCATTATGATAAATGCCAGTCCCCATCCATGCTTATTTTACAATGCCCCCGCGAACTCGCTATAACATCCTGTCCCCATGATCACCATGCACGCCTCAGCGAGTGTAGCTCTACTATAGCACCCAAAACGCCGTTAATCCCATTTCTCAAGCAAAATTTTGCCAATTGACATGTGACTTTGTCATAATCCATGAATGGCTCACGTGGCAACAACCGTTCAAACTGGGCTGTCATCAGTTCCGTGACTCCTCAGATGCCTTGGGAACATCCATGGTTCCAAGTTCCGAGCCTTGGCCACTTTGGCCGCGCTTGCGCCCTGGCATCAAGAATCGAGATACTGTGGCTTGGCCACTTGAATCTTGGGAATCCGTCAGCTTGGCAAAGAAGCCTCGCTTTCGGGGTTGCTGCTTGTGGTCGTCTAAGCCGACGTCTTCAAATCCTTCCTCAGCGGTTGGCGGCTCGCGCTCGAATTTGCGATCAATTGCAGATCTAGGGAGGCGTCGAAATCGAGCAGAATCGAGACTCTGTCGCCCAAGGCCGTCGTGGGAAATAATAGGCGACTTTGCCGTGATATCCTGTGGCGGAAGATGCATGAGTACACACTGTTCCAGGGAGAGAAGCTACAGCATCTGTCTGTGCAATAGAGTAAACTAACAAATGATCTTCGATATGAGTCGAATGATTCGCGGGAAATGGGAAAGTGTTCGATGTCACCGACACTGCTTCCAGTTTCCGTTGACGCTCTTGAAGACAAATACTTGCGAGGCCATTGGGCCTTGTCTTCTGTGGGtgatggctgttggtgcGAGCAAGGCAGGGGTTagtcttcaacatccatgaCAATCTATAGAGAAAAGACGGTAACACATACCGGAAGATACACGCCACTATCGTTCACAACTATCATTCCCAAAGGGACAAGAAGTCAATTTAAATGGTCTTGTGACAAAAGGCAAAGCGCCAAGAAGTGGTGTGGTATGCGCAATGTTGGCTACTTGTTGAGGCTTGTCGCAGGCGGGTGTGGCGGGTAGAAAGGACTGTGCTAGGCAGGTTGAGATCAGGTCACGCACCACTCATCTTGTATTCGCCAGTATCATGGCTCTTGTTACTTCGAATGCTGAGGGCCGACGATGCTTTGGACCCGACGGTATCGACACGCTCGAAACCGGGATGCGAAACTTCTCGCTCAGGTTGTATGCTCTCGTCCTGGGCGAGGCCGCCGCCGGTGCGCCGTGCAAAAGGGTTGCGGATGGGCATGGTGCTATAATGCTGACACGGCGAGAACGGACTGGACTTGACGGAATCTAGATTCTATAGATTTGATCCTGGGAATAACGACGAAAGCCACCAGATAGGTGTAGGCGGAGGGGAAAGTCGAAGGCGCCGGGAGATGTACAATTTGGCAAGAATGAAGACTATAAACA
This window contains:
- a CDS encoding cystathionine beta-lyase (similar to Neurospora crassa OR74A XP_963724.2); this encodes MASAPNRVPTDKMAGLSLSSRTVHADDAISAHRAVAPAMHVSTTFRYSDDPSQLKHSSDPTKLGDWNNPDPNAPLDSHIYSRDSNPNTTRLEAVLSSILGGPSITYASGLAAFHAMLIRLNPKRIAIGDGYHGCHGVIKVVSRLTGLQKLPLDCDPSELGPGDIVHVETPLNPTGEARNLQFYADKAHKAGAFLTVDATFAPPPLQNPFDFGADIIMHSGTKYIGGHSDMLCGVLAVRPGNKWARELREERLVLGSVMGSMEGWLGLRSLRTLELRVMRQSKTAGDLVKWLESQLGDESTVVGQLVERLHHASLQPEATEEGSWLQKQMPVGYGPVFAIVMKDMDLAKKLPSKLQLFHHATSLGGIESLIEWRAMTDPYVDQRLLRVSIGVEGFEDLKSDIEQAFESLKK